From Coleofasciculus sp. FACHB-T130:
ACGCCATCCATCTTCTCTAACCGTTGATAATTGGGTGCCAATCTTTCATGTTCAATAATAATTTTCTTCCAGTAACGTTCCTTATTCGGATCGATTTTTTCAATTAAATAGAAGCGTAGAAAAATCCACAGCGTTGCCAACCAAAACGTATCGTAAGACGTTTCTGAAAACTGGGATTTGACAAAATTGACAATATTAATATCCAGCGGCGTTTCATCTTCAGTCCGCACTTTCGTCGCAATCCGGCGGTACACATTAATGACTGGATTGTGTTTCAGAGGGTCCCAAAAACAAGCTTTTCCACCCGGTTTAAGCACCCGGTGCATTTCCCGAATGGCGAGTTTCGGATTGGGTAAATGGTGCAACAAATTCGAGGCGTAGACAATATCAAAACTATTATCGGGGCAATCGAGCGCGATCGCATTCATGGTTCGCCCCTCAATCTCGACGCCGTTTTTCTCTGCCAGTTGTAGGGCGACTTCCACCATGCCGGGAGAGTAGTCAGATGCCACGCACAGCGCCCCTTTTTTGGCAAAGTAAACGCTATTTTCCCCAGCACCACACCCTAAATCGAGAAGCTTTTTGCCTCTGATATCTCCCAGTCGTCCGAGGATGAAACGATTTTCAGGGGAAGTACAAGCTTCAAAATAATCTTTAACTTTGATTCCATCTACATCAATGGTGGATGCCCATTGATCGTGGAATTTTTTCTCTTTGTCAAAAATATCCATAATTAAGAATTAAACGCAAAGGTTCGCAAAGGTAAACGCAAAGGTACGCAAAGGATTTTCTCACTTTGCGTACCTC
This genomic window contains:
- a CDS encoding class I SAM-dependent methyltransferase, which encodes MDIFDKEKKFHDQWASTIDVDGIKVKDYFEACTSPENRFILGRLGDIRGKKLLDLGCGAGENSVYFAKKGALCVASDYSPGMVEVALQLAEKNGVEIEGRTMNAIALDCPDNSFDIVYASNLLHHLPNPKLAIREMHRVLKPGGKACFWDPLKHNPVINVYRRIATKVRTEDETPLDINIVNFVKSQFSETSYDTFWLATLWIFLRFYLIEKIDPNKERYWKKIIIEHERLAPNYQRLEKMDGVMKKIPLMKRFAWNLAVVATK